One segment of Bradyrhizobium sp. CB2312 DNA contains the following:
- a CDS encoding acylphosphatase: MSRAILQVMIRGRVQGVGYRAWVEYQATASGLEGWVRNRRDGSVEALFAGAPTHVADMVALCRHGPPSARVDSVTSETASADELNLRGVGEKFSVLPTA; encoded by the coding sequence ATGAGCCGGGCGATCCTCCAGGTCATGATCCGCGGGCGCGTGCAGGGCGTCGGCTATCGCGCCTGGGTCGAGTACCAGGCCACCGCCAGCGGCCTCGAAGGCTGGGTCCGTAATCGCCGCGACGGCAGCGTGGAAGCGCTGTTCGCGGGAGCGCCGACGCACGTCGCCGACATGGTCGCGCTATGCCGGCACGGACCACCGTCGGCGCGTGTGGACAGCGTGACGAGTGAGACCGCGAGTGCCGACGAGCTGAACTTGCGCGGGGTAGGGGAAAAGTTCTCGGTGTTGCCGACGGCGTAG
- a CDS encoding isocitrate lyase/PEP mutase family protein, producing the protein MAFRSRREKLRSILSGSACIHPGSVYDAISIRIAEDLGFPLGMFGGSVASLAVLGDPDVTLITLTELAEQMRRMSRAAALPVLVDADHGYGNALNVRRTVQELETAGAAGLTIEDTLLPAAFGETKTQLISLEEGVGKMKAALDGRSDASLVIMGRTGAVSISSLDDAIRRAQAYEAAGVDALFFTGIKSRAELEAIAAATHLPLVLGGAPEDLNALDYLAGQRVRIALQGHAPIAAATQAVYETQKALREGTVPKALKGLPSAELTNRVMRDAEVKARSADLLGLKK; encoded by the coding sequence ATGGCCTTTCGTTCCCGCCGCGAGAAACTGCGTTCGATCCTGTCGGGCTCGGCGTGCATCCATCCAGGCTCGGTCTATGACGCGATCTCGATCCGCATCGCCGAGGATCTCGGCTTTCCCCTCGGCATGTTCGGTGGTTCGGTTGCATCGCTTGCGGTGCTCGGCGACCCCGATGTCACGCTGATCACGCTCACCGAGCTTGCCGAGCAGATGCGGCGGATGTCGCGCGCCGCGGCGCTCCCCGTGCTCGTCGATGCCGATCACGGCTATGGCAATGCGCTCAACGTCCGCCGCACGGTGCAGGAGCTGGAGACCGCGGGCGCCGCCGGCCTCACTATCGAGGACACGCTGCTGCCGGCCGCCTTTGGCGAGACGAAGACGCAGCTGATTTCACTGGAGGAGGGCGTGGGCAAGATGAAGGCCGCTCTGGACGGCCGCAGCGATGCCTCGCTGGTGATCATGGGCCGCACCGGAGCTGTCTCGATCAGCTCGCTCGACGATGCGATCCGCCGCGCGCAGGCCTATGAGGCCGCCGGTGTCGATGCGCTGTTCTTTACCGGCATCAAGTCGCGCGCCGAGCTGGAGGCGATTGCGGCTGCGACGCATCTGCCGCTCGTGCTCGGCGGCGCGCCCGAGGACTTGAACGCGCTCGATTATCTTGCCGGCCAGCGCGTGCGCATCGCGCTCCAGGGGCATGCGCCGATCGCGGCGGCGACGCAGGCCGTCTACGAGACGCAGAAGGCGCTGCGCGAGGGCACGGTACCGAAGGCGCTCAAGGGGTTGCCGTCAGCAGAGCTGACCAATCGCGTCATGCGCGATGCCGAGGTAAAAGCGCGTAGCGCCGATCTTCTCGGGCTGAAAAAATGA
- a CDS encoding FliM/FliN family flagellar motor switch protein has translation MPTLDKVTVDLMVVLGTTTMPIHQVLRLSRGAIIELDATEADEVKVLANNLPVASGVVLVDRNRIAVEVKQMLPRSPGTR, from the coding sequence GTGCCCACTCTCGATAAAGTCACCGTGGATCTCATGGTCGTCCTCGGGACGACCACCATGCCAATCCATCAAGTATTACGTCTTTCCCGCGGCGCCATCATCGAGCTGGACGCAACCGAGGCCGACGAGGTCAAGGTTCTCGCCAACAATCTGCCGGTGGCCTCCGGCGTCGTGCTGGTCGACCGCAACCGGATCGCGGTCGAGGTCAAGCAGATGCTGCCGCGCTCGCCCGGGACCCGGTAG
- a CDS encoding acetyl/propionyl/methylcrotonyl-CoA carboxylase subunit alpha, with protein sequence MFKRILIANRGEIACRVIKTARKMGIQTVAVYSEADRDALHVEMADEAVLIGPPAAAESYLVIEKIVEACRKTGAEAVHPGYGFLSEREAFPRALEAAGIVFIGPNPGAIAAMGDKIESKKAAAKAKVSTVPGYLGVIEDDKHAVRIADEIGYPVMIKASAGGGGKGMRIAHSKAEVAEGFNLAKAEAKASFGDDRVFVEKFIVDPRHIEIQVLGDKHGNVIYLGERECSIQRRNQKVIEEAPSPLLDEATRRKMGEQAVALAKAVNYDSAGTVEFVAGQDKSFYFLEMNTRLQVEHPVTELVTGIDLVEQMIRVAAGEKLAITQKDVTLTGWAVESRLYAEDPFRNFLPSIGRLVKYRPPAEASHDGITIRNDTGVQEGGEISIHYDPMIAKLVTHAPSRAAAIEAQATALDSFYVDGIRHNIPFLAALMHHPRWREGRLSTGFIAEEFPKGFAVRVPEGEVARRIAAVGAAIDHVLGERKRQISGQLGGRVVQRERRRAVWLDRQEILLEVGREGDAIAIRFIDAEGKAGNVHLLQSPWKPGDPVWQGTIDGHFVAVQARPIANGIRLAHQGVEVPVYVWTEAEAASARLMPVTAASDTGKKLLCPMPGLVVSIAVTEGQEVKAGETLAVVEAMKMQNVLRAEQDGTVKKIHASAGATLAVDALILEFA encoded by the coding sequence ATGTTCAAACGCATTCTGATCGCCAATCGCGGCGAAATCGCCTGCCGGGTCATCAAGACTGCCCGCAAGATGGGAATTCAAACGGTTGCGGTCTATTCCGAGGCCGACCGCGACGCCCTCCATGTCGAGATGGCCGACGAGGCCGTGCTGATCGGGCCGCCCGCGGCGGCCGAGAGCTATCTGGTGATCGAGAAGATCGTCGAGGCCTGCCGCAAGACCGGCGCGGAAGCCGTGCATCCCGGCTACGGCTTCCTGTCCGAGCGCGAGGCGTTTCCGCGCGCGCTGGAGGCCGCCGGCATCGTCTTCATCGGCCCCAACCCGGGCGCGATCGCCGCAATGGGCGACAAGATCGAATCCAAGAAGGCGGCCGCGAAGGCCAAGGTTTCGACCGTGCCGGGCTATCTCGGCGTCATCGAGGACGACAAGCACGCGGTGCGGATCGCCGACGAGATCGGCTATCCCGTCATGATCAAGGCCTCCGCCGGCGGTGGCGGTAAGGGCATGCGCATCGCGCATTCCAAGGCCGAGGTCGCCGAAGGCTTCAACCTTGCCAAGGCCGAAGCCAAGGCTTCGTTCGGCGACGACCGCGTCTTCGTCGAGAAATTCATCGTCGATCCCCGCCACATCGAGATCCAGGTGCTCGGCGACAAGCACGGCAACGTGATCTATCTCGGCGAGCGCGAATGCTCGATCCAGCGCCGCAACCAAAAGGTCATCGAGGAGGCGCCGTCGCCGCTGCTCGACGAGGCTACGCGCCGCAAGATGGGCGAGCAGGCGGTCGCGCTGGCGAAGGCCGTGAATTACGATTCCGCCGGCACGGTCGAGTTCGTCGCAGGCCAGGACAAGAGCTTCTACTTCCTGGAGATGAACACGCGTCTGCAGGTCGAACATCCCGTCACCGAGCTCGTCACCGGCATCGACCTCGTCGAGCAGATGATCCGAGTTGCCGCCGGCGAGAAGCTCGCCATCACGCAGAAGGACGTCACGCTGACGGGTTGGGCGGTGGAGTCGCGGCTCTATGCCGAAGACCCGTTCCGCAACTTCCTGCCCTCGATCGGGCGCCTCGTGAAGTATCGGCCCCCGGCGGAAGCCAGCCATGACGGCATCACCATCCGCAACGACACCGGCGTGCAGGAGGGCGGCGAGATCTCGATCCATTACGATCCGATGATCGCCAAGCTCGTCACCCACGCGCCCTCGCGCGCGGCCGCGATCGAGGCGCAGGCGACCGCGCTGGACTCGTTCTATGTCGACGGCATCAGGCACAACATCCCGTTCCTGGCGGCGCTGATGCATCATCCGCGCTGGCGCGAGGGCCGGCTGTCGACCGGCTTCATCGCCGAGGAATTCCCCAAGGGTTTTGCGGTGCGCGTGCCGGAAGGCGAGGTTGCCCGGCGGATCGCTGCGGTCGGTGCCGCCATCGACCACGTGCTCGGGGAGCGCAAGCGGCAGATTTCGGGCCAGCTCGGCGGCCGCGTCGTGCAGCGCGAGCGCCGCCGCGCGGTCTGGCTCGACCGCCAGGAGATCCTGCTCGAGGTCGGCCGCGAGGGCGATGCCATCGCGATCCGCTTCATCGATGCCGAGGGCAAGGCCGGCAACGTTCATCTGCTGCAATCGCCGTGGAAGCCGGGCGATCCGGTCTGGCAGGGCACCATCGACGGCCACTTCGTCGCGGTGCAGGCGCGTCCCATTGCCAACGGTATCCGCCTCGCGCATCAGGGCGTCGAGGTGCCGGTCTATGTCTGGACCGAAGCGGAAGCCGCTTCGGCCCGGCTGATGCCGGTGACTGCGGCCTCCGATACTGGCAAGAAGCTGCTGTGCCCGATGCCCGGCCTCGTTGTCTCGATCGCGGTGACCGAGGGGCAGGAGGTCAAGGCCGGCGAGACGCTTGCGGTCGTCGAAGCCATGAAGATGCAGAACGTGCTCCGCGCCGAACAGGACGGCACCGTGAAGAAGATCCACGCCAGCGCCGGCGCGACGCTCGCGGTGGACGCGCTGATTTTGGAGTTTGCGTAA
- a CDS encoding LysR substrate-binding domain-containing protein, giving the protein MTATLDIATVQAFLLVADLQSFTRAAEALGTTQAAVSLKLQRLETLLGKRLVERSPRAVRLTADGASFLDRARALMAAHDRALSGEAPPAQSLSLGISDHAAGPELVPLLERLHAMSSNLTLAVTIGFSREMQDAYDAGELDAVIVRQEGSRRGGEKLAEDEFGWFAARRFALPKGEPLPLATLAPPCGVRAIAVRALDKAGLSWRERFVGGGVTAVVAAALAGLAIAPLARRIAPPGLVDIGPAHRLPKLGSSKVMLHSKVSDPVKLAALRAVAATFRSVAAT; this is encoded by the coding sequence ATGACAGCAACACTCGACATCGCCACCGTCCAGGCCTTCCTGCTGGTCGCCGACCTCCAGAGCTTTACGCGTGCCGCCGAGGCACTCGGCACGACGCAGGCGGCGGTCAGCCTCAAGCTTCAGAGGCTGGAAACGCTGCTTGGAAAACGCCTCGTTGAACGCTCGCCGCGCGCGGTCCGGCTCACCGCCGACGGCGCCAGCTTCCTCGATCGCGCCCGCGCGCTGATGGCGGCGCATGACCGCGCCCTGTCGGGCGAAGCGCCGCCCGCGCAATCGCTCTCGCTCGGCATTTCCGACCACGCGGCGGGCCCGGAGCTCGTGCCGCTGCTCGAACGCCTGCACGCGATGTCGTCAAATCTCACCCTCGCCGTCACCATCGGCTTCTCGCGCGAGATGCAGGATGCCTATGACGCAGGCGAGCTCGATGCGGTGATCGTCCGACAGGAAGGCAGCCGCCGCGGCGGCGAAAAGCTGGCCGAGGACGAGTTCGGCTGGTTCGCCGCACGGCGCTTCGCCCTGCCGAAGGGCGAGCCGCTGCCACTCGCGACACTCGCCCCGCCTTGCGGCGTCCGCGCGATCGCCGTGCGCGCGCTCGACAAGGCCGGCCTCTCCTGGCGCGAGCGTTTTGTCGGCGGCGGCGTCACGGCAGTGGTTGCGGCCGCGCTTGCAGGACTTGCGATCGCACCGCTGGCGCGGCGGATTGCGCCGCCCGGATTGGTCGATATCGGCCCTGCGCACAGGCTGCCGAAGCTCGGCAGCTCGAAAGTGATGCTGCATTCGAAGGTCAGCGATCCCGTAAAACTGGCTGCCCTGCGTGCGGTGGCGGCAACGTTCCGAAGTGTGGCCGCCACCTGA
- a CDS encoding DUF4166 domain-containing protein: protein MTSARLSGSNVPTSTHTKLLDDRRFRTLLSDEDWGRLPLATWRRFSKRVADGDSVVYVGVVDEIAFSDIGWWFAQVARLIGGPLPTGRDIGVPMIVTVTEDGATGGQTWTRICARKCGFPQVIHSAKRFAGPTGLEEYVGFGVSMALRIAVEGQALTFRSAGYGLQLGRLWIPLPRWLTPGDLTVTHSDLGEGAFRFTLDVIHPRYGALIHQSAVFREAVS, encoded by the coding sequence ATGACGTCGGCGAGATTATCAGGCTCCAACGTACCAACCTCCACTCACACCAAACTGCTCGACGATCGCCGCTTCCGCACGCTGCTGTCGGACGAGGATTGGGGCCGCCTGCCGCTCGCGACCTGGCGGCGCTTCTCCAAGCGCGTCGCTGACGGCGACAGCGTGGTCTATGTCGGCGTCGTCGACGAGATCGCCTTCAGCGACATCGGCTGGTGGTTCGCACAAGTCGCGCGTCTGATCGGCGGGCCGCTGCCCACGGGGCGCGACATCGGCGTGCCCATGATCGTCACGGTTACCGAGGACGGCGCGACCGGCGGTCAGACCTGGACGCGCATTTGCGCGCGCAAGTGCGGCTTTCCGCAGGTGATCCATTCGGCAAAACGCTTCGCCGGCCCGACCGGGCTCGAGGAGTATGTCGGCTTCGGCGTCTCGATGGCGCTCCGCATCGCGGTCGAGGGACAGGCGCTGACGTTCCGCAGCGCTGGTTACGGGTTGCAGCTTGGGCGTCTGTGGATCCCGCTGCCGCGATGGCTCACGCCGGGCGATCTCACCGTGACGCACAGCGATCTCGGCGAGGGCGCGTTCCGCTTCACCCTCGATGTCATTCATCCGCGTTACGGCGCGCTGATCCACCAGTCCGCCGTGTTCAGGGAGGCCGTATCATGA
- a CDS encoding DNA helicase, with product MKLSTPIYHLKRKAKRLSREQGVPLHDALDRIAATEGFSAWSMLAAKAAAMTPANKLFPQFQPGDLVLVGARPGQGKTLMSLELAVEAMKSGHRAAFFSLEYTEKDVLDRLRAIGVGPTQFADMLEVDCSDVISADYVVKQMATAPRGTIVVIDYLQLLDQRRENPDLAVQVRALKSFARDKGLIVVFISQIDRSYDPSIKPCPDLSDVRLPNPLDLTLFDKTCFINNAEVQFRAAS from the coding sequence ATGAAATTGTCTACGCCGATCTATCATCTGAAGCGTAAAGCAAAACGCCTGTCGCGCGAGCAAGGCGTTCCGCTCCATGATGCGCTTGACCGCATCGCCGCGACGGAAGGGTTTTCAGCCTGGAGCATGCTCGCGGCGAAGGCGGCCGCGATGACTCCGGCCAACAAGCTGTTCCCGCAATTCCAGCCTGGCGACCTCGTGCTGGTCGGCGCGCGTCCCGGTCAGGGCAAGACGCTGATGAGCCTCGAGCTCGCCGTGGAGGCGATGAAGTCGGGCCATCGCGCCGCGTTCTTCTCGCTCGAATATACCGAGAAGGATGTGCTGGATCGCCTGCGCGCGATCGGCGTGGGGCCGACGCAGTTCGCGGACATGCTCGAGGTCGACTGCTCCGACGTCATCAGCGCCGATTACGTGGTGAAGCAGATGGCGACGGCTCCTCGCGGCACAATCGTCGTGATCGATTATCTGCAACTGCTCGACCAGCGGCGGGAAAACCCCGATCTCGCCGTTCAGGTGCGCGCGCTGAAATCCTTCGCGCGCGACAAGGGATTGATCGTCGTCTTCATCTCGCAGATCGACCGGTCCTACGATCCCTCCATCAAGCCCTGCCCCGATCTCAGCGACGTCAGGCTGCCGAACCCGCTGGACCTGACGCTGTTCGACAAGACGTGCTTCATCAACAACGCCGAAGTTCAGTTCCGCGCGGCGAGCTGA
- a CDS encoding TIGR01777 family oxidoreductase, translating into MTPLLWTLIAIQIVMGVFDTFYHHEFTERLAWRPSQRFELKLHGIRNMLYALLFLLLGWLEVYGVLALLIIAVLVAEIVITLMDFVEEDLSRKLPPSERINHTLLAINYGAILVLLLPVLIDWAMQPFGVMVVYQGLLSIAATACAVGASLCGIRDFAAMRRLGRMRSVPAEGLVEKLPGRKTVLISGATGFIGSRLAAGLSGAGHHVIALIRNPAKAEMLPPPVTLITSLDQLAAATPIDAIVNLAGEPIGNGLWTEAKRAKIISSRIDMTGEVIKLIARLERKPEVLVSGSAIGWYGLWADQVLTESAKSHACFSHELCAAWEKAARPAEELGVRVVYLRIGLVLGTEGGFITRMLTPFEFGLGGPLGTGRQWMSWIERDDLIRLIAYVMATPDLAGPVNATAPIPVTNAKFTEELGRRLHRPAVFRIPGGLLRRIGGGFADELLLGGQRVLPNKALSRGFVFRHETLRSAFEAIL; encoded by the coding sequence ATGACTCCGCTGTTGTGGACGCTCATCGCCATCCAGATCGTGATGGGCGTGTTCGATACCTTCTATCACCACGAATTCACCGAGCGCCTGGCCTGGCGTCCATCGCAGCGCTTCGAATTGAAGCTGCACGGCATCCGCAACATGCTCTACGCGCTGCTGTTCCTGCTGCTCGGCTGGCTGGAAGTCTACGGCGTGCTGGCGCTGCTGATCATCGCGGTGCTGGTCGCCGAGATCGTCATCACGCTGATGGACTTCGTCGAGGAGGATTTGAGCCGCAAGCTGCCGCCGAGCGAGCGCATCAATCACACGCTGCTCGCGATCAATTACGGCGCGATCCTGGTGTTGCTGCTGCCGGTGCTGATCGACTGGGCGATGCAGCCGTTCGGCGTGATGGTCGTCTATCAGGGCCTGCTCAGTATCGCAGCGACCGCGTGCGCGGTCGGTGCGTCGCTCTGCGGCATCAGGGATTTTGCGGCGATGCGCCGGCTCGGCCGTATGCGAAGCGTTCCCGCGGAAGGACTCGTCGAGAAGCTCCCCGGCCGCAAGACAGTGCTGATATCAGGCGCGACGGGCTTCATCGGCAGCCGCCTTGCGGCGGGCCTCAGTGGGGCAGGGCATCACGTCATCGCGCTGATCCGTAACCCGGCCAAAGCCGAGATGTTGCCGCCGCCGGTCACGCTGATCACCAGCCTCGATCAGCTTGCCGCGGCCACGCCAATCGACGCCATCGTCAATCTCGCGGGAGAGCCGATCGGCAACGGCCTGTGGACCGAGGCGAAGCGCGCGAAGATCATCAGCTCTCGCATCGACATGACCGGCGAGGTCATCAAACTGATCGCGCGGCTCGAGCGCAAGCCCGAGGTGCTCGTCAGCGGCTCCGCGATCGGCTGGTACGGCCTGTGGGCCGATCAGGTGCTGACGGAGTCGGCGAAGTCGCACGCCTGCTTCAGCCACGAGCTGTGCGCAGCCTGGGAGAAGGCGGCGCGGCCGGCCGAGGAGCTTGGCGTCCGCGTGGTGTACTTGCGCATCGGTCTCGTGCTCGGCACCGAAGGCGGCTTCATCACGCGGATGCTGACGCCGTTCGAGTTCGGCCTCGGCGGTCCACTCGGCACCGGGCGGCAGTGGATGTCCTGGATCGAGCGCGACGATTTGATCCGGCTGATCGCCTATGTGATGGCGACGCCAGATCTCGCTGGGCCCGTCAACGCCACCGCGCCGATCCCCGTCACCAACGCAAAGTTCACCGAAGAGCTCGGCCGCCGCCTGCACCGGCCTGCCGTGTTCCGCATTCCCGGCGGCCTGTTGCGCCGGATCGGCGGCGGCTTTGCGGACGAGCTTCTGCTGGGCGGTCAGCGTGTGCTGCCGAACAAGGCGCTGAGCCGCGGTTTTGTCTTCCGGCACGAAACGCTGCGCAGCGCGTTCGAAGCGATCTTGTGA
- the lipB gene encoding lipoyl(octanoyl) transferase LipB — MVNSPQIPRQNQRQELDLTSFSASGGEPVEWRISDAPVPYPDAVAEMEARVAAIAAGEAPEQVWLLEHPPLYTSGTSGKESDLLDPRFPTFATGRGGQLTYHGPGQRVAYIMLDLKRRRPDVRAYVASLEELILKTLAAFNVRGERREDRVGVWVKRPDKGSEHEDKIAAIGVRLKRWVSFHGIAINVEPELSHFAGIVPCGVADPRYGVTSLVDLGQLVTMADVDIALRQAFEELFGPTKALVPETAV; from the coding sequence ATGGTTAATTCGCCTCAAATCCCTCGCCAAAACCAACGTCAAGAGCTCGATTTGACGTCGTTTTCCGCCTCAGGCGGTGAGCCCGTCGAATGGCGAATCTCGGACGCGCCGGTGCCCTATCCGGACGCCGTCGCCGAAATGGAGGCGCGCGTTGCCGCCATCGCGGCGGGCGAGGCCCCGGAGCAGGTCTGGCTGCTCGAGCACCCCCCGCTCTACACCTCGGGCACTTCGGGCAAGGAAAGCGACCTGCTCGATCCCCGATTCCCGACCTTCGCGACGGGGCGCGGCGGGCAGCTCACCTATCACGGGCCCGGCCAGCGGGTTGCCTACATCATGCTCGACCTCAAGCGCCGCCGGCCGGACGTGCGGGCCTATGTTGCCAGCCTGGAGGAGCTGATCCTGAAGACGCTCGCCGCCTTCAACGTCCGCGGCGAGCGGCGCGAGGACCGGGTCGGCGTCTGGGTGAAGCGGCCCGACAAGGGGAGCGAGCACGAAGACAAGATCGCGGCGATCGGCGTGCGGCTGAAGCGCTGGGTCTCGTTCCACGGCATCGCCATCAATGTCGAGCCGGAGCTGTCGCATTTCGCTGGCATTGTTCCTTGCGGCGTCGCCGACCCCCGCTATGGCGTGACCTCGCTGGTCGATCTCGGCCAGCTCGTAACCATGGCCGATGTCGACATCGCGCTTCGGCAGGCGTTCGAGGAGCTGTTCGGGCCGACCAAAGCGTTGGTACCGGAAACAGCTGTCTAA
- a CDS encoding MarR family transcriptional regulator yields the protein MTEITGKKKLPAAVERFILHWGDMGDGWGVNRSVSQIHGLLYLAEAPMTAEDIADTLGMARSNVSNSLKELLAWNLIRRVPILGDRRDHYEAETDIWEVAARIAARRKEREIDPAIVALRACVSDATDDPTISPVASKRLKEMLAFTELADHWFMQMLKVPRPRLVALMRLGEKIANLLPLGKAK from the coding sequence ATGACAGAAATAACCGGAAAGAAGAAACTCCCTGCCGCCGTCGAGCGCTTCATCCTGCATTGGGGCGACATGGGGGACGGGTGGGGCGTCAATCGCTCGGTCAGCCAGATCCACGGGCTGCTCTATCTGGCCGAGGCGCCGATGACGGCCGAGGACATCGCCGACACGCTCGGCATGGCGCGGTCCAATGTCTCCAACTCGCTCAAGGAGCTGCTCGCCTGGAACCTGATCCGGCGGGTGCCGATCCTCGGCGACCGCCGCGACCATTACGAGGCCGAGACCGACATCTGGGAGGTCGCCGCCCGCATCGCGGCGCGACGCAAGGAGCGGGAGATCGATCCGGCCATCGTCGCGCTCAGGGCCTGCGTATCCGATGCGACGGATGATCCGACCATCAGTCCGGTCGCGAGCAAACGGCTGAAGGAGATGCTCGCCTTCACCGAGCTCGCCGATCACTGGTTCATGCAGATGCTGAAGGTGCCGCGGCCGCGGCTGGTCGCCTTGATGCGGCTTGGCGAGAAGATCGCCAACCTGCTGCCGCTGGGCAAGGCCAAATAG
- a CDS encoding PAS domain-containing sensor histidine kinase codes for MVKKLSQQRDLFESERSFRLLVEGVADYALYMLDPNGIITSWNIGGERIKGYSPAEILGQHFSRFYTEADRANGKPARALGIAREKGRYEEEGWRVRKNGTFFWASVVIDPIYEGGELVGFAKITRDITERRNTQLKLEAMQKQLAESQKFDALGQLTGGVAHDFNNLLMIISGSLHVLKRGADNEAKLKRAISAIETATKRGAALTNQLLTFARRQSVNPQAIDFADRIAAIREVLDAGVGSSVRLTYEVSRDIWPIKADVSELETALLNLVINARDAMPDGGTVTISARNVVLDEASLTGEFVAIDIADTGLGIPSDVLDKIFEPFFTTKPIGKGTGLGLSQVHGFAHQAGGTVKVASELSKGTTFTILLPRGERAPARETTGPAPFRGSGTVLLVEDNPDVALVSIGLLEQLGYQVRRVPDAEAALREIEQNGVDFVFSDIVMPGKMDGLSLAHHLRQIRPGLPILLATGYSDVAAGVRGDFPILRKPYEIHELSEAISKLPR; via the coding sequence ATGGTCAAAAAACTCAGTCAGCAGAGAGACTTGTTCGAGAGCGAGCGCAGTTTCCGGCTGTTGGTTGAAGGAGTCGCGGACTACGCCCTGTATATGCTGGACCCCAATGGGATCATCACCAGCTGGAACATCGGCGGCGAGCGCATCAAGGGCTATTCGCCCGCTGAGATCCTGGGCCAGCACTTTTCCCGCTTCTACACCGAGGCCGACCGGGCCAACGGCAAGCCCGCCCGAGCGCTCGGCATCGCCAGGGAAAAGGGCCGTTACGAGGAGGAAGGCTGGCGCGTCCGCAAAAACGGCACGTTCTTCTGGGCCAGCGTCGTGATCGATCCGATCTACGAGGGTGGCGAGCTGGTCGGCTTTGCCAAGATCACCCGCGACATCACCGAGCGCCGCAACACGCAGCTCAAGCTCGAGGCAATGCAGAAGCAGCTCGCCGAGTCCCAGAAATTCGATGCGCTCGGCCAGCTCACCGGCGGCGTCGCCCACGACTTCAACAACCTCCTGATGATCATCAGCGGCAGCCTCCACGTGCTGAAGCGGGGGGCCGATAACGAGGCCAAGCTCAAGCGCGCGATCTCGGCCATCGAGACCGCGACCAAGCGTGGTGCGGCGCTGACCAACCAGCTCCTCACCTTCGCGCGGCGGCAGAGTGTCAATCCGCAGGCGATCGATTTCGCCGACCGCATCGCCGCGATCCGCGAGGTCCTCGATGCCGGCGTCGGCAGCTCCGTGCGTCTGACCTACGAAGTCAGCCGCGACATCTGGCCGATCAAGGCCGACGTCTCGGAACTCGAGACCGCGCTGCTCAATCTCGTCATCAATGCCCGCGACGCGATGCCCGACGGCGGCACGGTGACGATCAGTGCGCGCAATGTCGTGCTGGACGAGGCGTCCCTCACCGGCGAATTCGTCGCGATCGACATCGCCGACACCGGGCTCGGCATTCCCTCGGACGTCCTCGACAAGATTTTCGAGCCGTTCTTCACGACCAAGCCGATCGGCAAGGGCACCGGCCTCGGCCTGTCCCAGGTGCACGGCTTTGCCCACCAGGCCGGCGGCACGGTGAAGGTCGCAAGCGAGCTCAGCAAGGGTACGACCTTCACCATCCTCCTGCCGCGCGGGGAAAGGGCGCCAGCGCGCGAGACGACGGGACCTGCGCCGTTCCGCGGCAGCGGAACCGTGTTGCTGGTCGAGGACAATCCGGACGTCGCGCTCGTCAGCATCGGCCTTCTGGAGCAGCTCGGCTACCAGGTACGGCGGGTCCCCGATGCCGAAGCCGCATTGCGCGAGATCGAGCAGAACGGCGTCGATTTCGTGTTCTCTGACATCGTGATGCCCGGCAAGATGGACGGGCTCAGTCTCGCCCATCATCTGCGCCAGATCCGCCCCGGCCTGCCGATTCTGCTCGCCACCGGCTATAGCGACGTCGCCGCCGGTGTGCGCGGCGATTTCCCGATCCTGCGCAAGCCGTACGAGATCCACGAGCTGAGCGAGGCGATTTCGAAGCTGCCGAGGTAG
- a CDS encoding 4-oxalocrotonate tautomerase family protein: MPLITVSYTSSRQSPSLKADVASAVSELTAKILHKDPAVTAIIVKSVDAGDWFAGGKSLAEQKLASYWIDIHVTEGTNTKDEKAAYLAAMFKRMAEILGPLHPETYLHVDEVKGDAYGFGGLTQERRYIAGKLEVSPKAA, encoded by the coding sequence ATGCCCCTGATCACCGTATCCTACACGTCTTCCCGCCAGTCGCCGTCGCTGAAGGCCGACGTTGCGAGCGCCGTCTCGGAGCTCACCGCAAAGATCCTGCACAAGGATCCCGCGGTCACCGCCATCATCGTGAAGTCGGTCGATGCGGGCGACTGGTTCGCCGGCGGCAAGTCGCTCGCCGAGCAGAAGCTCGCAAGCTACTGGATCGACATCCACGTCACCGAGGGCACCAACACGAAGGACGAAAAGGCGGCCTATCTCGCCGCGATGTTCAAACGCATGGCCGAAATTCTGGGCCCGCTGCATCCCGAGACCTATCTGCATGTCGACGAGGTCAAGGGCGACGCCTATGGTTTTGGCGGCCTCACTCAGGAGCGGCGCTACATCGCGGGCAAGCTCGAGGTTTCACCGAAAGCGGCGTGA